Proteins from a genomic interval of Zingiber officinale cultivar Zhangliang chromosome 1B, Zo_v1.1, whole genome shotgun sequence:
- the LOC121991622 gene encoding putative lipoate-protein ligase A isoform X1, whose amino-acid sequence MALPQAIKAGLPCMNLLRMTAVPILEQLYLEERLLRSSAENWCIINHGTSLPTIVMGISGRPSELVELKPVLRDQIPVIRRFSGGGTVIIDNGTLFVSLICNKNAIPGLQPYPHPIMSWTGQLYGQVLCEFGDFHLRENDYAFNSHKFGGNAQSIIKDRWIHHTSFLWDYDARNMEYLKLPSRAPKYRSARSHVEFLCRMKDYVPSRTSFIEGTIKSLGGHFSIRPFDLDELGSLSSSLSGSTKLLTRQELEEACTSQCVAVLWE is encoded by the exons ATGGCTTTACCTCAAGCTATAAAAGCTGGACTTCCCTGCATGAATCTTCTTAGAATGACAGCTGTGCCAATATTAGAGCAACTATATTTGGAGGAAAGACTGCTCAGAAGCTCAGCAGAGAATTGGTGTATCATTAATCATGGGACAAGTCTTCCCACCATAGTCATGGGTATATCAGG GAGGCCTTCAGAACTTGTTGAACTAAAGCCTGTGCTTCGTGATCAAATCCCTGTGATCAGAAGATTTTCTGGTGGAGGCACGGTTATCATAGACAATGGCACACTTTTTGTCTCTTTGATTTGCAACAAGAATGCTATTCCGGGGCTGCAACCTTATCCTCACCCGATTATGTCCTGGACTGGGCAGTTGTATGGTCAGGTGCTTTGTGAGTTTGGTGATTTCCATCTTCGTGAAAATG ATTATGCATTTAATAGTCATAAATTCGGTGGAAATGCTCAGTCCATAATTAAAGATCGATGGATCCATCACACATCATTTCTTTGGGATTATGATGCCAGGAACATGGAATATCTTAAACTACCCAGCCGAGCTCCCAAATACAGATCG GCACGATCTCATGTAGAGTTCTTATGCCGAATGAAAGATTATGTGCCATCAAGAACATCTTTTATCGAAGGCACCATCAAGTCTCTTGGAGGCCACTTCTCGATTAGACCGTTTGATCTGGATGAACTTGGTAGCCTTTCTAGTTCTTTGTCTGGTTCCACCAAACTGCTGACGAGGCAAGAATTGGAGGAAGCATGCACATCTCAATGTGTAGCC GTTCTTTGGGAGTGA
- the LOC121991622 gene encoding putative lipoate-protein ligase A isoform X3, translating into MALPQAIKAGLPCMNLLRMTAVPILEQLYLEERLLRSSAENWCIINHGTSLPTIVMGISGRPSELVELKPVLRDQIPVIRRFSGGGTVIIDNGTLFVSLICNKNAIPGLQPYPHPIMSWTGQLYGQVLCEFGDFHLRENDYAFNSHKFGGNAQSIIKDRWIHHTSFLWDYDARNMEYLKLPSRAPKYRSARSHVEFLCRMKDYVPSRTSFIEGTIKSLGGHFSIRPFDLDELGSLSSSLSGSTKLLTRQELEEACTSQCVANI; encoded by the exons ATGGCTTTACCTCAAGCTATAAAAGCTGGACTTCCCTGCATGAATCTTCTTAGAATGACAGCTGTGCCAATATTAGAGCAACTATATTTGGAGGAAAGACTGCTCAGAAGCTCAGCAGAGAATTGGTGTATCATTAATCATGGGACAAGTCTTCCCACCATAGTCATGGGTATATCAGG GAGGCCTTCAGAACTTGTTGAACTAAAGCCTGTGCTTCGTGATCAAATCCCTGTGATCAGAAGATTTTCTGGTGGAGGCACGGTTATCATAGACAATGGCACACTTTTTGTCTCTTTGATTTGCAACAAGAATGCTATTCCGGGGCTGCAACCTTATCCTCACCCGATTATGTCCTGGACTGGGCAGTTGTATGGTCAGGTGCTTTGTGAGTTTGGTGATTTCCATCTTCGTGAAAATG ATTATGCATTTAATAGTCATAAATTCGGTGGAAATGCTCAGTCCATAATTAAAGATCGATGGATCCATCACACATCATTTCTTTGGGATTATGATGCCAGGAACATGGAATATCTTAAACTACCCAGCCGAGCTCCCAAATACAGATCG GCACGATCTCATGTAGAGTTCTTATGCCGAATGAAAGATTATGTGCCATCAAGAACATCTTTTATCGAAGGCACCATCAAGTCTCTTGGAGGCCACTTCTCGATTAGACCGTTTGATCTGGATGAACTTGGTAGCCTTTCTAGTTCTTTGTCTGGTTCCACCAAACTGCTGACGAGGCAAGAATTGGAGGAAGCATGCACATCTCAATGTGTAGCC AATATATAG
- the LOC121991622 gene encoding putative lipoate-protein ligase A isoform X2, translating into MALPQAIKAGLPCMNLLRMTAVPILEQLYLEERLLRSSAENWCIINHGTSLPTIVMGISGRPSELVELKPVLRDQIPVIRRFSGGGTVIIDNGTLFVSLICNKNAIPGLQPYPHPIMSWTGQLYGQVLCEFGDFHLRENDYAFNSHKFGGNAQSIIKDRWIHHTSFLWDYDARNMEYLKLPSRAPKYRSARSHVEFLCRMKDYVPSRTSFIEGTIKSLGGHFSIRPFDLDELGSLSSSLSGSTKLLTRQELEEACTSQCVAIHG; encoded by the exons ATGGCTTTACCTCAAGCTATAAAAGCTGGACTTCCCTGCATGAATCTTCTTAGAATGACAGCTGTGCCAATATTAGAGCAACTATATTTGGAGGAAAGACTGCTCAGAAGCTCAGCAGAGAATTGGTGTATCATTAATCATGGGACAAGTCTTCCCACCATAGTCATGGGTATATCAGG GAGGCCTTCAGAACTTGTTGAACTAAAGCCTGTGCTTCGTGATCAAATCCCTGTGATCAGAAGATTTTCTGGTGGAGGCACGGTTATCATAGACAATGGCACACTTTTTGTCTCTTTGATTTGCAACAAGAATGCTATTCCGGGGCTGCAACCTTATCCTCACCCGATTATGTCCTGGACTGGGCAGTTGTATGGTCAGGTGCTTTGTGAGTTTGGTGATTTCCATCTTCGTGAAAATG ATTATGCATTTAATAGTCATAAATTCGGTGGAAATGCTCAGTCCATAATTAAAGATCGATGGATCCATCACACATCATTTCTTTGGGATTATGATGCCAGGAACATGGAATATCTTAAACTACCCAGCCGAGCTCCCAAATACAGATCG GCACGATCTCATGTAGAGTTCTTATGCCGAATGAAAGATTATGTGCCATCAAGAACATCTTTTATCGAAGGCACCATCAAGTCTCTTGGAGGCCACTTCTCGATTAGACCGTTTGATCTGGATGAACTTGGTAGCCTTTCTAGTTCTTTGTCTGGTTCCACCAAACTGCTGACGAGGCAAGAATTGGAGGAAGCATGCACATCTCAATGTGTAGCC ATCCACGGTTAA
- the LOC122045039 gene encoding probable fatty acyl-CoA reductase 4 has product MESSREKSIVEFFKAKTILVTGSTGFLFKIFVEKLLRVLADVKRVFLLIRAADAASAMQRLEHEILGKELFKALKEKYGDGFQSFARSKLWPVAGDIAHENLGIQDSNLVNKLFKEVQIIVNVAATTNFCERYDVSLNINVLGAKHVLQFAKQCVKLEMFLHVSTAYVSGTERSGLIPEKRLSMGETLRSGSNSCYLDIEAEIDLVEKKKVELQADHNLTPLAQKLAMKELGMQRARFFGWPNTYVFTKAMGEMVLGHSRGNLPLVIVRPSIITSILRDPLPGWIEGIRTTDIFMMAYADRKLQSFPGDPQMTVDLIPGDMVVNAMMATTVAHSKQQSEFIYHVGSSTRNPITYDSLLQCWFDYFSMNPRTGKDGTPLKITRKMTLSIRTTFLIMVYKFLLQVLHLIHFITCGFIFGRLYDDLNRKYKYLKLLIDLFEPYAFFKGRFDDANLEKLRAMMGKEEMLFDMDSKHIEWNSYLHDIHIPGILKYE; this is encoded by the exons ATGGAGAGCAGCAGAGAGAAAAGCATCGTGGAATTTTTCAAGGCGAAGACCATTCTCGTCACTGGATCGACTGGGTTTCTGTTCAAAA TATTTGTGGAGAAGTTGCTGAGGGTTCTGGCAGACGTGAAGAGGGTCTTCCTCCTCATCAGAGCTGCCGACGCTGCATCAGCCATGCAACGCCTTGAACATGAG ATTTTAGGCAAGGAATTATTCAAGGCCCTGAAAGAGAAATATGGAGACGGATTCCAGTCATTTGCGAGGAGCAAATTGTGGCCTGTGGCTGGAGACATTGCTCATGAGAATTTAGGAATTCAAGATTCTAATCTTGTAAATAAATTGTTCAAGGAAGTGCAAATTATTGTCAATGTTGCTGCCACCACCAACTTTTGTGAgag ATATGATGTTTCTTTGAACATAAACGTGCTTGGAGCTAAGCACGTGCTGCAGTTTGCAAAACAATGTGTGAAACTCGAAATGTTTCTTCATGTTTCAactg CTTACGTATCTGGTACTGAGCGCAGTGGACTCATACCAGAGAAGAGATTGTCaatgggtgaaactctcagatcAGGATCAAACTCTTGTTATTTGGACATTGAAGCTGAGATAGATTTGGTAGAGAAGAAGAAAGTGGAGCTGCAAGCTGATCATAATCTCACTCCACTAGCCCAAAAACTCGCCATGAAAGAGTTGGGCATGCaaag AGCAAGGTTTTTTGGGTGGCCCAACACTTACGTTTTCACCAAGGCAATGGGTGAGATGGTGCTAGGGCACTCGCGGGGAAACTTGCCTCTGGTCATCGTGAGACCAAGTATCATAACGAGCATCCTCAGAGATCCATTGCCTGGTTGGATAGAAGGCATAAG GACAACTGACATCTTCATGATGGCTTATGCAGACAGGAAGCTCCAAAGTTTTCCAGGAGACCCTCAGATGACTGTAGATTTG ATACCAGGAGACATGGTGGTGAATGCTATGATGGCTACCACGGTGGCTCACTCAAAGCAGCAGTCTGAGTTCATCTACCATGTTGGCTCCTCCACAAGAAACCCTATTACTTATGATTCTCTGCTGCAGTGTTGGTTCGATTATTTCTCCATGAATCCCCGTACAGGGAAGGATGGAACCCCCCTGAAGATCACTAGAAAGATGACTCTGAGCATTAGAACCACCTTCTTAATTATGGTATACAAGTTCTTATTACAG GTACTTCACCTTATTCATTTTATAACTTGTGGGTTTATATTTGGGCGTCTATACGATGATCTAAACCGCAAGTATAAGTATTTGAAGCTTCTTATCGATCTTTTTGAGCCATACGCTTTCTTCAAAGGCCG GTTTGATGATGCCAACTTGGAAAAATTAAGGGCGATGATGGGAAAGGAGGAGATGTTATTTGACATGGACTCCAAGCACATCGAGTGGAACTCTTATCTCCACGACATTCATATTCCGGGCATTCTCAAATACGAATGA